A segment of the Verrucomicrobiota bacterium genome:
ATTCCATGACCCTACTTGATTCATAGAGTGACTCTGCTCCTTCCATGACAAAATGAAAATGTTCGACCTATATCTCTTCCTCCAAAAGGTGCCCGTGCTCTTTCAACCAGGTTTTCGCTTTTTCTGCTTTGGGTGATTTGGCTCTAACAATGTTCCAGAAACGCGGAGTATGATTGGTTTCCAGTAAATGGGCCAATTCGTGGATGATGATATAATCCACTACGAACATGGGCGCTTTTATCAGTCGCCAATTAAAAGTCACATTGTCTTTCGTCGTGCACGAACCCCAGCGATAACTATTATCCACTATCTTGGCATCCGAGAAAGTAACACCGAGCTCTTTGGCATGTTTAATTACTCTTGGAAGTATCTTTGCATTTGCCTCCTTTAAATACCATTTCCGCAAAAAAACGCCCCCATTGGATTGGTATGCCGCAGGTAATAATAACTTATCCAGAAGTTGAATGCCGGAAAACTTATCTTTGACCAACTCTATCTGGTAAGTACTTCCGAGATACAAAATGGACTCACCGTTGGCTATTTCTTTGCCTGGAGCGTGCGGGCGATCCTGATACTTCTGGACGTGGTTAACTTTTTCAAACAGCCACTGTCGTTTACTTTCCACAGCCTGACGTATCGAAGCATCAGTCGCTTCATTCGGTGCATGGACGATTATCGATCGATCCCGTTCTACGGTGATACTCAACTTTTTCCGCCTGGGAGAGCGGACGACTTCATAACTGATATTCATCAGCTAGCGTAAAGAATGGTATCATTGTTCTTCTCAGCGA
Coding sequences within it:
- a CDS encoding SprT family zinc-dependent metalloprotease; its protein translation is MNISYEVVRSPRRKKLSITVERDRSIIVHAPNEATDASIRQAVESKRQWLFEKVNHVQKYQDRPHAPGKEIANGESILYLGSTYQIELVKDKFSGIQLLDKLLLPAAYQSNGGVFLRKWYLKEANAKILPRVIKHAKELGVTFSDAKIVDNSYRWGSCTTKDNVTFNWRLIKAPMFVVDYIIIHELAHLLETNHTPRFWNIVRAKSPKAEKAKTWLKEHGHLLEEEI